In a genomic window of Lacrimispora sp. BS-2:
- the argH gene encoding argininosuccinate lyase yields the protein MKLWGGRFTKETNQLVHNFNASISFDQKFYHQDIEGSIAHVKMLAKQGLLTEEDRDKIVKGLMEIREDLESGALAITGEHEDIHSFVEAVLTERIGEAGKRLHTGRSRNDQVALDMKLYTRDEIDELSALVEGLLSELLKLMEENLDTYMPGFTHLQKAQPITLAHHLGAYFEMFDRDRSRLHDIKKRMNYCPLGSGALAGTTYPLDREYTAELLGFMGPTLNSMDSVADRDYLIELLSALSTIAMHLSRFCEEIIIWNTNEYRFVEIDDSYSTGSSIMPQKKNPDIAELIRGKTGRVYGALVSLLTTMKGIPLAYNKDMQEDKELAFDAIDTVKGCLALFAGMISTMTFRKDVMEASAKNGFTNATDAADYLVNHGVAFRDAHGIVGQLVLFCIEKGIALDDMSLEEYKAISPVFEEDIYKAISLKTCVEKRMTIGAPGQEAMKRVIEIYKKKLEK from the coding sequence ATGAAACTATGGGGCGGACGCTTCACAAAAGAAACCAATCAGCTGGTTCACAATTTTAATGCATCCATATCATTTGACCAAAAATTCTATCATCAGGATATTGAGGGCAGCATTGCTCATGTGAAGATGCTTGCGAAACAAGGGCTTCTTACAGAGGAAGACAGGGATAAGATCGTAAAGGGCCTTATGGAGATCCGGGAAGATTTAGAAAGCGGAGCCCTGGCAATAACGGGAGAACATGAAGACATTCATTCTTTTGTGGAAGCAGTTTTAACGGAACGGATCGGGGAGGCCGGAAAACGCCTTCACACCGGACGGAGCCGTAATGACCAGGTGGCTCTTGATATGAAACTGTATACAAGAGATGAGATTGATGAACTTTCTGCTCTGGTGGAAGGGCTTCTTTCCGAGCTTTTAAAGCTTATGGAAGAAAATCTTGACACCTATATGCCTGGATTTACCCATTTGCAGAAAGCGCAGCCAATCACCCTGGCTCACCACTTAGGCGCTTATTTTGAGATGTTTGACAGGGATCGTTCCCGCCTTCATGATATCAAAAAAAGGATGAACTACTGTCCCCTTGGCTCCGGTGCCCTGGCTGGAACCACTTATCCCCTGGACAGGGAATATACGGCAGAACTTTTAGGATTTATGGGACCCACTCTTAACAGCATGGATTCCGTGGCTGACAGGGATTACTTAATCGAGCTTTTAAGCGCTTTATCCACCATTGCCATGCATTTAAGCAGATTCTGCGAAGAGATCATCATCTGGAATACCAATGAATACCGTTTTGTGGAAATTGATGATTCCTATAGCACCGGAAGCAGCATCATGCCTCAGAAGAAGAACCCGGACATTGCGGAACTGATCCGGGGAAAGACCGGTAGGGTTTACGGCGCCCTGGTGTCGCTGCTGACCACCATGAAGGGAATTCCTCTTGCTTACAATAAGGATATGCAGGAAGATAAGGAGCTTGCCTTTGACGCCATTGACACGGTAAAAGGCTGCCTTGCCCTGTTTGCAGGAATGATTTCCACCATGACCTTCCGAAAGGATGTGATGGAGGCCAGCGCAAAAAATGGCTTTACCAATGCAACAGATGCGGCTGATTATCTGGTAAATCATGGGGTGGCTTTTCGGGATGCCCATGGAATCGTGGGACAGCTTGTGCTTTTCTGCATTGAAAAGGGCATTGCCCTTGATGATATGAGCCTGGAAGAGTATAAGGCCATCAGTCCGGTATTTGAGGAAGATATTTATAAGGCCATCAGCTTAAAAACCTGTGTGGAAAAGAGGATGACAATCGGAGCGCCAGGTCAGGAAGCAATGAAAAGGGTCATTGAAATTTATAAGAAAAAGCTTGAAAAATAG
- a CDS encoding YfhO family protein, with translation MEHDDEIEKISKELEDMLQMTSGEKENTTGEKDLKEGNEEERVEQEFDPASTPRIRLDIPVDGMEELFDEDMDYGEDLEQEKETVPDQDFMDISEELEDDEELETGQPESFIERESGKKEGKAASLVRPSDGLLAAFFVPIVIMIIIFAQRGIFPFGEESFLRTDMYHQYAPFFSEFRYKLTHGGSLLYSWDIGMGVNFAALYAYYLASPLNWLLVLCPKNYVIEFMTYMIVFKIGLSGLSFSWYLRRHNRTMDFGVAFFGIFYALSGYMAAYSWNIMWLDCILLFPLIMLGLEKLVKEKKCFLYCLTLGLSILSNYYISIMICIFMVFYFIALLILEGLKSWKEIFIRGGLFALFSLLAGGLSAVVLLPEIYALQSTASGDFNFPQTISSYFSIFDMIARHLPAVEPEIGLDHWPNIYCGVAVLMFFLLYLGCRQIRQKEKIVMCSLLLFFFASFSVNTLNFIWHGFHYPNSLPCRQSFIYIFLMLFTCYQAYIHLHEIPWKHVVMALFASVTFVLMAQKLITDEAYHFSVFYVAILFLSIYAGLINLYQKGNSRNVLVLLTLGVISLEAAVNTTVTSVTTTSRTNYVKDNNASSELADSLMPGTSFYRIEKVARKTKNDGAWMNFPTVSLFSSTANSDLTAFFKKLGCESSTNAYSITGSTPLVDSLFAVKYGLYSEETEDDGVSVPVSSKDEMYLRENTYALSLGFMMPYDLENNWQLELTNPAEVQNDLSVVLGASPVLSEVPSEITGTSFTFTPEADGDYYVFVSNKKVEKVNAQLGERTKSFDNVSRGYLLELGYLKSGEEITLRNDDNAQDLVVAAYRFLPEGLESVYNILNRNSMNLTKWTDTQIQGTVTADKAGLLFLSIPYDKGWTVRVDGKVVEPYKIFDTFLSVHVIAGTHDISLEYMPQGLKTGGIITAGSVVFLLILAGVSAGKGKKRRPMRVHSTG, from the coding sequence GAGCAGGAATTTGATCCGGCTTCCACACCCAGGATACGCCTTGATATTCCGGTTGACGGAATGGAGGAGCTGTTTGATGAGGATATGGATTATGGAGAGGACTTAGAACAGGAGAAAGAGACTGTTCCTGATCAGGACTTCATGGACATTTCCGAGGAACTGGAAGACGATGAAGAATTGGAAACAGGGCAGCCAGAAAGCTTTATAGAAAGGGAATCCGGTAAGAAAGAAGGGAAAGCCGCCAGTCTGGTAAGGCCTTCCGACGGTCTCTTAGCCGCATTTTTTGTGCCAATTGTGATTATGATCATCATATTTGCCCAGCGGGGGATATTTCCTTTTGGCGAGGAAAGCTTTTTAAGGACTGATATGTATCACCAGTATGCTCCTTTCTTTTCTGAGTTTCGTTATAAGCTGACTCATGGAGGAAGCCTTCTGTACAGCTGGGATATTGGCATGGGAGTGAATTTTGCAGCCCTTTATGCCTATTATCTGGCAAGCCCTTTAAACTGGCTGCTGGTACTTTGTCCAAAGAACTATGTCATAGAGTTTATGACCTATATGATCGTATTTAAGATCGGGTTAAGCGGTCTTTCCTTTTCCTGGTATCTGCGCAGGCATAACAGGACCATGGATTTTGGAGTCGCTTTCTTTGGCATTTTCTATGCTCTGTCCGGATATATGGCGGCTTACAGCTGGAATATCATGTGGCTGGATTGCATTCTTCTCTTTCCGCTCATTATGCTGGGTCTTGAGAAGCTGGTAAAAGAAAAGAAGTGTTTTTTATATTGTTTAACACTGGGATTATCAATTTTATCTAATTATTACATATCGATTATGATATGTATTTTTATGGTATTTTATTTTATTGCTCTTCTTATATTAGAAGGTTTGAAATCCTGGAAGGAAATTTTCATCCGCGGGGGGCTGTTTGCCCTGTTTTCCCTGCTGGCAGGAGGTCTTTCAGCAGTCGTTCTGCTTCCGGAAATTTATGCGCTGCAGTCAACTGCTTCCGGAGATTTTAATTTTCCCCAGACAATCAGTTCCTACTTTTCCATATTTGACATGATTGCCAGACATCTTCCGGCAGTGGAGCCGGAAATCGGACTGGATCACTGGCCTAATATATACTGCGGTGTGGCAGTCCTCATGTTTTTCCTCCTTTACCTGGGATGCAGGCAGATCAGGCAGAAGGAAAAGATTGTTATGTGCTCCCTGCTGCTCTTTTTCTTTGCCAGCTTTTCCGTTAATACACTGAATTTTATCTGGCATGGATTTCATTATCCTAACAGCCTGCCATGCAGACAGTCTTTTATTTATATTTTTCTCATGCTGTTTACCTGCTATCAGGCTTATATCCACCTGCACGAAATTCCATGGAAGCATGTCGTAATGGCCCTTTTTGCTTCGGTGACCTTTGTTTTGATGGCGCAGAAGCTCATAACGGATGAGGCTTATCATTTTTCCGTATTTTACGTGGCTATTTTGTTCCTTTCTATTTATGCCGGCCTTATAAACCTTTACCAGAAAGGGAACAGCCGGAATGTGCTGGTGCTTCTCACCCTTGGCGTGATTTCCCTGGAAGCTGCGGTTAATACCACGGTCACCAGTGTGACGACGACCAGCAGGACCAACTATGTGAAGGATAATAATGCGTCTTCTGAGCTGGCAGACAGCCTGATGCCGGGGACTTCCTTTTACAGGATCGAAAAGGTCGCCCGCAAAACCAAGAATGACGGAGCCTGGATGAACTTTCCCACGGTTTCTCTCTTTTCTTCCACAGCCAATTCAGACCTTACGGCTTTCTTTAAAAAGCTGGGCTGTGAAAGCTCCACCAATGCTTACAGCATTACAGGAAGCACGCCTTTGGTAGATTCCCTTTTTGCGGTCAAATATGGACTATACTCTGAGGAAACGGAGGATGACGGCGTATCCGTTCCGGTTTCTTCAAAGGATGAGATGTATCTGCGTGAAAACACCTACGCCCTGTCTCTGGGATTTATGATGCCTTATGACCTTGAAAATAACTGGCAGCTGGAACTGACAAATCCGGCGGAGGTTCAGAATGATCTTTCCGTGGTATTAGGTGCCAGCCCTGTGCTTTCTGAGGTTCCAAGCGAAATCACCGGAACCAGCTTTACCTTTACACCGGAGGCTGATGGAGACTATTATGTGTTTGTCAGCAATAAAAAGGTGGAAAAGGTAAACGCCCAATTGGGAGAAAGGACCAAAAGCTTTGACAATGTGAGCCGCGGCTATCTGCTGGAACTGGGCTATTTAAAATCAGGGGAAGAGATCACTCTGCGTAACGATGACAATGCTCAGGATCTGGTAGTGGCCGCTTACCGTTTTCTGCCTGAAGGCCTTGAGTCTGTGTATAACATTTTAAACAGGAATTCCATGAACCTTACAAAATGGACGGATACACAGATACAGGGAACTGTTACGGCCGATAAGGCGGGGCTGCTGTTTTTAAGCATTCCCTATGACAAGGGCTGGACCGTCAGGGTCGACGGAAAAGTAGTGGAGCCTTATAAAATATTTGATACGTTTTTAAGTGTGCATGTGATTGCCGGTACCCACGATATTTCTCTGGAATATATGCCTCAGGGACTTAAAACAGGCGGCATCATTACAGCTGGAAGCGTTGTCTTTCTGCTGATACTTGCAGGTGTATCCGCAGGAAAAGGAAAGAAGCGCAGACCCATGCGGGTTCATTCCACAGGTTAA